A portion of the Anthonomus grandis grandis chromosome 19, icAntGran1.3, whole genome shotgun sequence genome contains these proteins:
- the LOC126747475 gene encoding thyrotroph embryonic factor isoform X2, which yields MMEYQLPPQQQPQVANTPVPPVSGHPVAVGVMQGTLTHVQAAAGLQGANGAPDTTQQDARWTQYQQLWRQHVYINGNSKPSHHNGHGHSTIKELAGAILGDDKKDDGELWNTVEAQTAFLGPNLWDKSYETDLKYVDLDEFLSENGVSMDGLGTHGALGPLAGAHPVPKRERSPSPSDCMSPDTMNPPSPADSTLSMTSSCRDFDPRTRAFSDEDLKPQPIIKKSRKQFVPDDLKDDKYWARRRKNNLAAKRSRDARRMKENQIALRAGYLEKENVGLRQELERLKKENLMLQNKLAKYEDV from the exons AT GATGGAATACCAACTGCCGCCGCAACAACAGCCCCAGGTGGCGAACACCCCGGTGCCGCCGGTGTCGGGTCACCCCGTCGCCGTGGGGGTGATGCAGGGCACCCTGACCCACGTGCAGGCCGCGGCAGGGCTCCAGGGTGCCAATGGGGCCCCCGATACCACTCAGCAAGACGCCCGATGGACGCAGTACCAGCAATTGTGGAGGCAACACGTTTATATTAATG gcaacaGTAAACCTTCACACCACAACGGCCATGGCCACTCGACGATCAAAGAACTGGCCGGCGCCATCCTGGGGGACGACAAAAAGGACGACGGCGAACTGTGGAACACCGTGGAGGCCCAAACTGCCTTCCTGGGGCCCAACTTATGGGACAAATCCTACGAGACAGACCTCAAA TACGTGGACCTCGACGAGTTCCTGTCGGAAAACGGGGTGTCGATGGACGGCCTGGGGACCCACGGGGCCCTCGGACCCCTCGCAGGAGCCCACCCCGTCCCCAAAAGGGAACGATCTCCTAGTCCGAGTGACTGCATGAGTCCGGACACCATGAACCCCCCCTCGCCGGCTGATTCAA CGCTGTCGATGACCTCGAGTTGTCGAGACTTCGATCCACGAACACGGGCCTTTTCAGATGAGGACCTCAAACCGCAGCCGATCATCAAGAAGTCGCGGAAGCAGTTCGTACCCGACGACCTCAAAGACGACAAATACTGGGCGAGGAGGAGAAAGAACAACCTGGCGGCTAAGAGGTCGAGGGACGCCCGTCGGATGAAGGAGAACCAGATTGCCCTCAGAGCGGGATACCTGGAGAAAGAG AACGTAGGACTACGCCAGGAGCTTGAACGACTGAAAAAAGAAAACCTCATGCTCCAGAACAAACTGGCCAAGTACGAAGACGTCTAG
- the LOC126747474 gene encoding protein lifeguard 1-like isoform X2: MSNIGASTASQSNELPGSPDLSKGDLRINIPEETKPVKSKQIDILQADRYTPGRNDVYVSDQPPPPYHTREAPPAYESSSSSSSSRNRRVIVMSDDFEDPIHPGNSWMFEEPNLRFKFVRKVMAIVAVQFAIVCSIVAFAMFHEPTKRFMLRTWWLSLVFLIVFIVTLFILSCFPSTRRKVPGNYILLLIYTLSLGYICAAGSIMYSTNAILIAMGATFGICLLVVLLAFQSWLDITKLTPIMIIIVLIFMLFGFIFGILYAVTGNVIYDLIWAGLAVIFFTVMLLYDLQMILGGKKYEISPEEYIFGALTVFTDIMFIFMNLLTLIGRTQ, translated from the exons ATGTCGAATATTGGTGCTTCGACCGCAAGCCAATCAAATGAACTCCCTGGATCTCCGGATTTATCCAAAGGAGACCTCAGGATCAACATCCCCGAAGAAACCAAACCTgtcaaatcaaaacaaatcgaTATTTTGCAAGCAGACCGATACACCCCGGGGCGAAAT GACGTCTATGTTTCCGATCAGCCGCCTCCCCCATACCATACGAGAGAAGCACCTCCGGCATACGAAAGTTCATCCTCGTCCTCATCATCTCGCAATCGTCGAGTAATCGTCATGAGTGACGATTTCGAGGATCCTATTCATCCGGGCAACAGTTGGATGTTCGAGGAGCCGAATCTACGATTTAAGTTCGTAAGAAAAGTGATGGCGATCGTGGCGGTCCAGTTCGCCATCGTTTGCTCCATCGTCGCCTTCGCCATGTTCCACGAACCCACCAAGAGGTTCATGTTGCGTACCTGGTGGCTCTCCCTGGTCTTCTTAATTGTCTTCATCGTCACATTGTTCATTTTGTCATGTTTTCCATCGACAAGGAGAAAAGTTCCTGGAAACTATATCCTACTGCTAATATATACCTTGAGTTTGGGTTACATATGTGCTGCCGGCAGCATTATGTACTCTACCAACGCCATTTTAATTGCCATGGGAGCCACTTTCGGAATCTGCCTCTTGGTGGTGCTGCTGGCGTTCCAGTCCTGGCTGGACATCACCAAGTTGACCCCCATCATGATTATCATCGTTCTGATTTTCATGTTGTTCGGTTTCATATTTGGAATTTTGTATGCGGTTACCGGAAATGTGATTTACGACCTCATATGGGCCGGACTGGCGGTCATCTTCTTCACGGTGATGTTACTGTACGACTTGCAAATGATCTTAGGAGGGAAGAAGTACGAGATTTCACCGGAGGAGTACATTTTTGGCGCACTAACGGTGTTTACTGATATCATgttcatttttatgaatttactTACTTTGATAGGTCGAACTCAGTAA
- the LOC126747474 gene encoding protein lifeguard 1-like isoform X1, translating to MSDSPKNSNATTNLLANQEDEPHEGPSAARSQPNTIAVARKQFNDVIQFQEPSTSKSYSFKTEIRINIVEEPSQHSFNDEDSTLTLFRGETSEAKREALSEEESFMTTDTCLKEKGTATVETVLFSRNERTQRAVLRGQSEAPPPYTSLPPPPYMFHEPPAQSPYYSHPTNTQYNQDLMVYNGVYPENEWMIISEYLRRSFTRKVLFTVGLQLSMSTAMVACSMFHPTMKFFVNEHIWMSVVCMVGFTSTLLLLGCVPPCRKVFPWNYFLLLIHTFSLSYALAMVAASYPTNAVLIATAGLSGISFLMALAAFQTLCEVISPSVISCLGMIILFGFGFALLVMQALNRVIMFDLIWSGLTVLVLSVFLLLDLQMLLRGKRHEFAPDDYICATAVIFTDVLLIFVYFGEMICKSRRRRS from the exons ATGTCCGACAGTCCCAAAAATTCCAATGCAACCACCAACTTGTTAGCGAATCAAGAAGATGAACCCCACGAGGGTCCTTCGGCCGCCAGAAGTCAGCCTAACACGATAGCTGTGGCGCGCAAGCAGTTTAACGATGTAATCCAATTTCAAGAACCCAGCACCTCTAAGAGCTACTCCTTTAAAACGGAGATCCGAATTAATATCGTTGAGGAGCCTAGTCAACACTCTTTTAATGATGAAGACTCCACATTGACCCTCTTCCGTGGGGAGACCTCCGAAGCTAAGAGAG AAGCTTTATCAGAAGAAGAAAGCTTCATGACCACCGATACCTGCTTGAAAGAAAAAGGCACTGCCACTGTGGAAACTGTCTTGTTCAGTAGAAATGAACGCACCCAACGA GCTGTATTAAGGGGCCAAAGCGAAGCTCCACCGCCCTACACAAGCCTCCCTCCTCCGCCATACATGTTTCATGAACCTCCCGCGCAGTCCCCTTACTACTCCCATCCCACAAACACTCAATACAATCAAGATCTGATGGTCTACAatggagtgtacccagaaaaCGAATGGATGATTATCTCTGAATATCTCAGACGCTCCTTCACAAGAAAAGTGTTATTCACGGTCGGCTTACAGCTCTCCATGTCAACAGCCATGGTGGCTTGCTCAATGTTTCATCCGACAATGAAATTCTTCGTTAACGAACATATTTGGATGAGTGTGGTCTGTATGGTGGGGTTTACAAGCACTCTACTTCTCCTCGGATGTGTTCCGCCTTGCAGAAAGGTGTTTCCTTGGAACTATTTCCTTCTACTAATCCACACCTTTTCGCTATCTTATGCACTAGCTATGGTAGCCGCAAGTTACCCTACAAACGCTGTACTTATCGCCACCGCTGGATTATCTGGCATATCCTTCCTAATGGCCTTGGCGGCTTTCCAGACGTTATGCGAGGTGATCAGCCCCTCGGTGATCTCCTGTTTAGGGATGATTATATTGTTCGGGTTTGGATTTGCCCTTTTGGTGATGCAGGCGCTCAACAGAGTCATCATGTTTGATCTGATTTGGTCTGGACTGACTGTTCTGGTGTTGAGTGTTTTTCTGCTGCTGGATCTACAGATGCTGTTGAGAGGGAAACGACATGAATTTGCCCCGGACGATTATATTTGTGCTACGGCGGTGATTTTTACTGATGTGCTATtgatttttgtgtattttgGAGAGATGATTTGCAAGAGTAGGAGGAGGAGGAGCTAA
- the LOC126747475 gene encoding thyrotroph embryonic factor isoform X1, producing the protein MMEYQLPPQQQPQVANTPVPPVSGHPVAVGVMQGTLTHVQAAAGLQGANGAPDTTQQDARWTQYQQLWRQHVYINGNSKPSHHNGHGHSTIKELAGAILGDDKKDDGELWNTVEAQTAFLGPNLWDKSYETDLKYVDLDEFLSENGVSMDGLGTHGALGPLAGAHPVPKRERSPSPSDCMSPDTMNPPSPADSIFSEALSMTSSCRDFDPRTRAFSDEDLKPQPIIKKSRKQFVPDDLKDDKYWARRRKNNLAAKRSRDARRMKENQIALRAGYLEKENVGLRQELERLKKENLMLQNKLAKYEDV; encoded by the exons AT GATGGAATACCAACTGCCGCCGCAACAACAGCCCCAGGTGGCGAACACCCCGGTGCCGCCGGTGTCGGGTCACCCCGTCGCCGTGGGGGTGATGCAGGGCACCCTGACCCACGTGCAGGCCGCGGCAGGGCTCCAGGGTGCCAATGGGGCCCCCGATACCACTCAGCAAGACGCCCGATGGACGCAGTACCAGCAATTGTGGAGGCAACACGTTTATATTAATG gcaacaGTAAACCTTCACACCACAACGGCCATGGCCACTCGACGATCAAAGAACTGGCCGGCGCCATCCTGGGGGACGACAAAAAGGACGACGGCGAACTGTGGAACACCGTGGAGGCCCAAACTGCCTTCCTGGGGCCCAACTTATGGGACAAATCCTACGAGACAGACCTCAAA TACGTGGACCTCGACGAGTTCCTGTCGGAAAACGGGGTGTCGATGGACGGCCTGGGGACCCACGGGGCCCTCGGACCCCTCGCAGGAGCCCACCCCGTCCCCAAAAGGGAACGATCTCCTAGTCCGAGTGACTGCATGAGTCCGGACACCATGAACCCCCCCTCGCCGGCTGATTCAA TTTTTTCTGAAGCGCTGTCGATGACCTCGAGTTGTCGAGACTTCGATCCACGAACACGGGCCTTTTCAGATGAGGACCTCAAACCGCAGCCGATCATCAAGAAGTCGCGGAAGCAGTTCGTACCCGACGACCTCAAAGACGACAAATACTGGGCGAGGAGGAGAAAGAACAACCTGGCGGCTAAGAGGTCGAGGGACGCCCGTCGGATGAAGGAGAACCAGATTGCCCTCAGAGCGGGATACCTGGAGAAAGAG AACGTAGGACTACGCCAGGAGCTTGAACGACTGAAAAAAGAAAACCTCATGCTCCAGAACAAACTGGCCAAGTACGAAGACGTCTAG
- the LOC126747475 gene encoding thyrotroph embryonic factor isoform X4, translated as MMEYQLPPQQQPQVANTPVPPVSGHPVAVGVMQGTLTHVQAAAGLQGANGAPDTTQQDARWTQYQQLWRQHVYINGNSKPSHHNGHGHSTIKELAGAILGDDKKDDGELWNTVEAQTAFLGPNLWDKSYETDLKYVDLDEFLSENGVSMDGLGTHGALGPLAGAHPVPKRERSPSPSDCMSPDTMNPPSPADSNEDLKPQPIIKKSRKQFVPDDLKDDKYWARRRKNNLAAKRSRDARRMKENQIALRAGYLEKENVGLRQELERLKKENLMLQNKLAKYEDV; from the exons AT GATGGAATACCAACTGCCGCCGCAACAACAGCCCCAGGTGGCGAACACCCCGGTGCCGCCGGTGTCGGGTCACCCCGTCGCCGTGGGGGTGATGCAGGGCACCCTGACCCACGTGCAGGCCGCGGCAGGGCTCCAGGGTGCCAATGGGGCCCCCGATACCACTCAGCAAGACGCCCGATGGACGCAGTACCAGCAATTGTGGAGGCAACACGTTTATATTAATG gcaacaGTAAACCTTCACACCACAACGGCCATGGCCACTCGACGATCAAAGAACTGGCCGGCGCCATCCTGGGGGACGACAAAAAGGACGACGGCGAACTGTGGAACACCGTGGAGGCCCAAACTGCCTTCCTGGGGCCCAACTTATGGGACAAATCCTACGAGACAGACCTCAAA TACGTGGACCTCGACGAGTTCCTGTCGGAAAACGGGGTGTCGATGGACGGCCTGGGGACCCACGGGGCCCTCGGACCCCTCGCAGGAGCCCACCCCGTCCCCAAAAGGGAACGATCTCCTAGTCCGAGTGACTGCATGAGTCCGGACACCATGAACCCCCCCTCGCCGGCTGATTCAA ATGAGGACCTCAAACCGCAGCCGATCATCAAGAAGTCGCGGAAGCAGTTCGTACCCGACGACCTCAAAGACGACAAATACTGGGCGAGGAGGAGAAAGAACAACCTGGCGGCTAAGAGGTCGAGGGACGCCCGTCGGATGAAGGAGAACCAGATTGCCCTCAGAGCGGGATACCTGGAGAAAGAG AACGTAGGACTACGCCAGGAGCTTGAACGACTGAAAAAAGAAAACCTCATGCTCCAGAACAAACTGGCCAAGTACGAAGACGTCTAG
- the LOC126747475 gene encoding hepatic leukemia factor isoform X5, translating to MFSAAYYNNLLYNYYYYMWHLAASNNHIRKNNEKGFAIPGNSKPSHHNGHGHSTIKELAGAILGDDKKDDGELWNTVEAQTAFLGPNLWDKSYETDLKYVDLDEFLSENGVSMDGLGTHGALGPLAGAHPVPKRERSPSPSDCMSPDTMNPPSPADSIFSEALSMTSSCRDFDPRTRAFSDEDLKPQPIIKKSRKQFVPDDLKDDKYWARRRKNNLAAKRSRDARRMKENQIALRAGYLEKENVGLRQELERLKKENLMLQNKLAKYEDV from the exons atgttttctgcggcgtattataataatttattgtataattattattattatatgtggCACTTGGCGGCTAGTAATAATCATATTAGAAAAAACAATGAGAAGGGTTTTGCAATACCAG gcaacaGTAAACCTTCACACCACAACGGCCATGGCCACTCGACGATCAAAGAACTGGCCGGCGCCATCCTGGGGGACGACAAAAAGGACGACGGCGAACTGTGGAACACCGTGGAGGCCCAAACTGCCTTCCTGGGGCCCAACTTATGGGACAAATCCTACGAGACAGACCTCAAA TACGTGGACCTCGACGAGTTCCTGTCGGAAAACGGGGTGTCGATGGACGGCCTGGGGACCCACGGGGCCCTCGGACCCCTCGCAGGAGCCCACCCCGTCCCCAAAAGGGAACGATCTCCTAGTCCGAGTGACTGCATGAGTCCGGACACCATGAACCCCCCCTCGCCGGCTGATTCAA TTTTTTCTGAAGCGCTGTCGATGACCTCGAGTTGTCGAGACTTCGATCCACGAACACGGGCCTTTTCAGATGAGGACCTCAAACCGCAGCCGATCATCAAGAAGTCGCGGAAGCAGTTCGTACCCGACGACCTCAAAGACGACAAATACTGGGCGAGGAGGAGAAAGAACAACCTGGCGGCTAAGAGGTCGAGGGACGCCCGTCGGATGAAGGAGAACCAGATTGCCCTCAGAGCGGGATACCTGGAGAAAGAG AACGTAGGACTACGCCAGGAGCTTGAACGACTGAAAAAAGAAAACCTCATGCTCCAGAACAAACTGGCCAAGTACGAAGACGTCTAG